The following proteins are encoded in a genomic region of Prochlorothrix hollandica PCC 9006 = CALU 1027:
- a CDS encoding TatD family hydrolase, whose product MRLIDTHVHINFPVFQDDLAEVAQRWRDAGIAYLIHSCVEPGEFHTLQALSDQFPELFFAVGLHPLDVHLWTPDLATTIQQLAQSDRRVVALGEMGLDFFKSDQVEQQYAAFGAQLRIARALDLPVIIHCRDAAVPMAEFLQQFWQEQGPVRGVMHCWGGSPEETQWFLDLGFYISFSGTVTFKKAEQIQASAAMVPEHRLLVETDCPFLAPVPQRGKRNEPAFVRHVAEQVATLRQVPLESLAAQTFHNSCQLFRLPGAEIVVA is encoded by the coding sequence ATGCGCTTAATTGACACCCATGTTCATATCAACTTTCCCGTCTTCCAGGATGATCTGGCGGAGGTGGCGCAGCGTTGGCGTGACGCAGGCATTGCCTACCTGATTCATTCCTGTGTCGAACCGGGAGAGTTTCATACCCTTCAAGCCCTCAGTGATCAGTTCCCTGAACTGTTTTTTGCTGTGGGCTTACACCCGCTAGATGTTCATCTCTGGACCCCAGACTTAGCCACGACGATCCAGCAATTGGCCCAGTCTGACCGACGGGTGGTTGCCCTGGGGGAAATGGGGTTAGATTTTTTTAAGTCTGACCAAGTGGAGCAACAGTACGCAGCCTTTGGGGCACAGCTCCGGATTGCCCGTGCCTTAGATCTGCCCGTGATTATTCACTGCCGGGATGCAGCCGTTCCCATGGCGGAGTTTTTGCAGCAATTTTGGCAGGAGCAGGGACCGGTGCGGGGGGTGATGCACTGTTGGGGCGGATCCCCTGAGGAAACCCAGTGGTTTCTGGATTTGGGCTTCTACATCAGTTTCAGCGGCACAGTCACCTTTAAAAAAGCCGAACAGATTCAAGCCTCGGCAGCCATGGTACCGGAGCATCGCCTGCTGGTGGAAACGGATTGTCCGTTTTTGGCCCCCGTACCCCAACGAGGCAAGCGCAATGAGCCTGCTTTTGTACGTCATGTGGCAGAACAGGTGGCAACCCTGCGCCAGGTGCCCCTAGAAAGTCTGGCAGCACAAACCTTCCACAATAGCTGTCAGTTATTTCGGCTCCCAGGGGCTGAGATCGTGGTGGCTTAG
- the rpoB gene encoding DNA-directed RNA polymerase subunit beta, with protein MTTQPTIAPASFTLPDLVEIQRSSFRWFLEEGLVEELESFSPISDYTGKLELHFLGKSYRLKSPRYDLAEAKRRDGTYAVQMYVPTRLINKETGEIKEQEVFIGDLPLMTDRGTFIINGAERVIVNQIVRSPGVYYKSETDKNGRRTYNASLIPNRGAWLKFETDKNSLVWVRIDKTRKLSAQVLLKALGLTDNEIFDALRHPEYFQKTIEKEGQYSEDEALMELYRKLRPGEPPTVGGGHQLLESRFFDPKRYDLGRVGRYKLNKKLHLTVPDSTRVLTPQDILAAIDYLINLEFDIGNIDDIDHLGNRRVRSVGELLQNQVRVGLNRLERIIRERMTVSDADSLTPASLVNPKPLVAAIKEFFGSSQLSQFMDQTNPLAELTHKRRLSALGPGGLTRERAGFAVRDIHPSHYGRICPIETPEGPNAGLIGSLATHARVNSYGFIETPFRKVDNGRIRWDLAAQYMTADEEDDLRVAPGDLSTDEDGYILGETVPVRYRQDFTTTTPDQVDYVAVSPVQIISVATSLIPFIEHDDANRALMGSNMQRQAVPLLRPERPLVGTGLEAQAARDSGMVIVSRTDGEVVYVDANQIVVADAEGQHSEYTIQKYHRSNQDTCLNQRPLVFEGDEVVAGQVLADGSATEGGELALGQNVLVAYMPWEGYNYEDAILISERLVQEDVYTSIHIEKYEIEARQTKLGPEEITREIPNVGEDALRHLDENGIIRIGAWVDAGDILVGKVTPKGESDQPPEEKLLRAIFGEKARDVRDNSLRVPNGEKGRVVDVRIFTREQGDELPPGANMLVRVYVAQKRKIQVGDKMAGRHGNKGIISRILPIEDMPYLPDGTPLDIVLNPLGVPSRMNVGQIFECLLGWAGENLATRFKITPFDEMYGAEISRETVNGKLEAARRRKGKWVFNPEEPGKIQVYDGRTGEPFDRPVTVGKAYMLKLVHLVDDKIHARSTGPYSLVTQQPLGGKAQQGGQRFGEMEVWALEAFGAAYTLQELLTVKSDDMQGRNEALNAIVKGKSIPRPGTPESFKVLMRELQSLCLDISVHKLDSQDGSLNEDTEVDLMLDPSHRRPPSRPTYESISRDDSGDDDL; from the coding sequence ATGACTACGCAACCGACGATCGCCCCCGCCTCTTTTACATTGCCTGATTTAGTGGAAATCCAGCGGTCTAGCTTCCGTTGGTTTCTGGAAGAAGGCTTAGTGGAAGAGCTGGAAAGCTTCTCTCCCATTTCCGATTATACAGGCAAGTTAGAACTCCATTTTTTGGGCAAAAGCTACAGACTGAAAAGCCCGAGATATGATTTGGCGGAGGCTAAGCGCCGCGATGGTACCTATGCCGTACAGATGTATGTGCCAACCCGCCTTATTAATAAGGAAACCGGGGAAATTAAGGAGCAGGAGGTTTTCATTGGGGATTTGCCCCTGATGACCGATCGCGGCACCTTCATTATCAACGGGGCGGAGCGGGTCATTGTCAACCAGATTGTCCGCAGTCCAGGGGTGTATTACAAGTCGGAAACCGACAAGAATGGCCGTCGCACCTATAATGCTAGCCTGATTCCCAACCGGGGGGCTTGGCTGAAGTTTGAGACCGACAAAAATAGTTTGGTCTGGGTTCGCATCGACAAAACCCGCAAATTATCGGCTCAGGTGTTGCTGAAGGCCTTGGGCCTGACGGACAACGAGATTTTTGATGCCCTACGGCACCCGGAATATTTCCAAAAGACTATCGAAAAAGAAGGGCAATACAGCGAAGATGAAGCCCTGATGGAGCTGTACCGTAAACTGCGGCCCGGTGAGCCTCCCACCGTCGGCGGCGGACACCAGTTGCTAGAGTCCCGCTTTTTTGATCCCAAACGCTACGACTTGGGACGGGTGGGGCGCTATAAGCTCAACAAAAAACTGCATCTGACCGTACCCGACTCGACACGGGTTCTCACTCCCCAGGATATTCTGGCGGCGATCGACTACCTGATCAACCTGGAATTCGACATTGGTAACATTGACGACATCGATCACCTGGGCAATCGTCGGGTGCGATCGGTGGGGGAATTGCTGCAAAACCAAGTGCGGGTGGGGCTGAACCGCCTAGAACGCATTATTCGGGAGCGGATGACCGTATCCGATGCCGACTCCCTCACCCCCGCTTCCTTGGTCAACCCCAAACCCCTGGTGGCCGCCATTAAGGAGTTCTTTGGCTCCTCCCAGTTGTCCCAGTTCATGGACCAAACCAATCCCCTGGCGGAGTTAACCCACAAGCGCCGCCTCAGCGCCCTCGGACCGGGGGGTTTAACCCGGGAGCGGGCGGGCTTTGCCGTGCGGGATATTCACCCCTCCCACTATGGCCGCATTTGCCCCATTGAAACCCCTGAAGGTCCCAACGCCGGCTTGATTGGATCCCTGGCCACCCATGCCCGGGTCAACTCCTATGGCTTCATTGAGACCCCTTTCCGCAAGGTGGACAATGGCCGGATTCGTTGGGATCTGGCAGCCCAATACATGACCGCCGACGAAGAAGATGATCTGCGGGTGGCTCCTGGGGATCTGTCCACCGATGAAGATGGCTACATTTTGGGGGAAACGGTGCCGGTGCGCTATCGCCAGGATTTCACCACCACCACCCCGGATCAGGTGGACTATGTGGCGGTGTCCCCGGTGCAAATTATTTCCGTGGCCACCTCCCTGATTCCCTTCATTGAACATGATGATGCCAACCGCGCCCTGATGGGATCCAACATGCAACGGCAGGCGGTGCCCCTGTTGCGTCCGGAGCGGCCCCTGGTGGGCACCGGTCTGGAAGCCCAGGCGGCTCGGGACTCTGGCATGGTCATTGTCAGCCGCACCGATGGGGAAGTGGTCTATGTGGATGCTAACCAAATTGTGGTGGCGGATGCCGAGGGCCAACACTCGGAATACACCATTCAGAAGTACCACCGATCGAACCAAGACACCTGCCTCAACCAGCGTCCCCTGGTTTTTGAAGGGGATGAAGTGGTGGCCGGTCAAGTTTTGGCCGATGGTTCCGCCACAGAAGGGGGAGAGCTAGCCCTGGGGCAGAATGTGCTGGTGGCCTATATGCCCTGGGAGGGCTACAACTACGAGGATGCCATCCTCATCAGTGAGCGCCTGGTGCAGGAGGATGTCTACACCTCCATTCACATCGAAAAATATGAAATTGAAGCCCGTCAAACCAAACTGGGTCCGGAGGAAATCACCCGGGAAATTCCCAATGTGGGGGAAGATGCCCTGCGTCATTTAGACGAAAACGGCATTATCCGCATCGGGGCTTGGGTAGATGCCGGGGATATTTTGGTCGGCAAGGTGACCCCCAAGGGGGAATCAGACCAGCCCCCCGAAGAGAAACTGCTGCGGGCCATTTTCGGGGAAAAGGCGCGGGATGTGCGGGATAACTCCCTGCGGGTTCCCAATGGTGAAAAGGGCCGGGTGGTGGATGTGCGCATCTTTACCCGGGAGCAGGGGGATGAGTTGCCCCCTGGAGCCAACATGCTGGTGCGGGTCTATGTGGCCCAAAAGCGCAAGATCCAGGTGGGGGACAAAATGGCCGGTCGCCACGGCAATAAGGGGATTATTTCCCGCATTCTGCCCATTGAAGATATGCCCTATCTGCCCGATGGTACGCCCCTGGATATTGTCCTCAATCCCTTGGGGGTGCCGTCCCGCATGAATGTGGGTCAAATCTTTGAGTGTCTGTTGGGCTGGGCCGGGGAAAACCTAGCCACCCGCTTTAAGATCACCCCCTTCGATGAAATGTATGGGGCGGAAATCTCGCGGGAAACCGTCAACGGCAAGTTGGAAGCAGCCCGTCGCCGCAAGGGGAAATGGGTCTTTAACCCCGAAGAACCGGGAAAAATCCAGGTGTACGATGGTCGCACGGGGGAACCCTTCGATCGCCCGGTGACCGTGGGCAAAGCCTACATGCTCAAGTTGGTGCACCTGGTGGATGACAAGATCCACGCCCGATCGACGGGTCCCTACTCCCTGGTTACCCAACAGCCCTTGGGGGGTAAAGCCCAGCAAGGGGGACAGCGGTTTGGGGAAATGGAAGTGTGGGCCTTGGAAGCCTTTGGAGCTGCCTACACCCTCCAGGAACTGCTCACGGTCAAGTCCGACGATATGCAGGGCCGCAATGAAGCCCTTAATGCCATTGTCAAGGGCAAGTCTATTCCCCGCCCCGGTACGCCGGAATCCTTCAAGGTGCTGATGCGGGAGTTGCAGTCCCTCTGTCTGGATATTTCCGTCCACAAGCTGGATAGCCAGGATGGCAGCCTCAATGAAGATACGGAGGTGGATTTAATGTTGGATCCCAGCCACCGCCGCCCCCCCTCCCGTCCCACCTATGAGTCCATTAGCCGTGACGACAGCGGTGACGATGATTTGTAA
- the hisA gene encoding 1-(5-phosphoribosyl)-5-[(5-phosphoribosylamino)methylideneamino]imidazole-4-carboxamide isomerase, producing MDVIPAIDLLDGKCVRLYQGDYGQAQTFSEDPVTVARQWQAQGAPRLHVVDLDGAKAGHPVNQAIIGSIVRALDIPVQVGGGLRDQASVADILAQGVDQAILGTVAVEQPDLVAQLCQDFPGRITVGIDARHGQVATKGWLETSSVTATDLAQRMAVLGVTAIIYTDIQRDGTLQGPNLSALRDLAATLTIPVIASGGVSSITDLLSLSALESLGVTGAIVGRALYTGDVQLVEAVRAVGSGRWQDVPPQAGSTTLA from the coding sequence ATGGATGTCATTCCCGCGATCGATCTGTTAGACGGCAAATGTGTGCGCCTGTACCAAGGCGACTATGGGCAAGCCCAAACCTTTAGCGAAGATCCCGTTACCGTTGCCCGCCAGTGGCAGGCCCAGGGGGCACCTCGGCTCCATGTGGTTGATCTGGATGGAGCCAAAGCAGGGCATCCCGTCAACCAAGCCATCATCGGATCCATTGTCCGAGCCTTAGATATTCCCGTGCAAGTGGGGGGAGGTCTGCGGGATCAGGCCAGCGTGGCCGATATTTTAGCCCAGGGTGTGGATCAAGCCATTTTAGGCACCGTCGCCGTAGAACAGCCGGATCTCGTAGCCCAACTTTGCCAAGACTTTCCCGGACGGATCACCGTGGGCATTGATGCCCGCCATGGCCAAGTGGCCACCAAAGGTTGGTTGGAAACCTCCAGCGTCACTGCCACAGACTTGGCCCAGCGCATGGCAGTCCTAGGGGTCACTGCCATTATTTACACCGACATTCAGCGGGACGGCACCCTTCAGGGTCCCAATCTCTCAGCCCTCCGGGACTTGGCCGCAACCCTAACCATACCGGTCATTGCCTCCGGTGGGGTTAGCAGCATCACCGACCTCCTCAGTCTCTCGGCCTTGGAGAGTTTGGGGGTGACGGGAGCGATTGTCGGTCGTGCCCTCTATACTGGCGATGTGCAATTGGTGGAAGCGGTGCGGGCTGTTGGCTCAGGTCGCTGGCAGGATGTTCCCCCCCAGGCTGGTTCCACAACCCTTGCCTAG
- the rpsT gene encoding 30S ribosomal protein S20: MANIKSAIKRIDIAERNRLRNKSYKSAIKTLTKTYLAAVEQYTASPGDESKQAVNRTMSAAYSKIDKAVKRGVLHPSTGANRKARIARLFRKQVEPYTPAAASDS; the protein is encoded by the coding sequence GTGGCCAATATTAAATCTGCCATTAAGCGCATTGACATTGCAGAGCGTAACCGCCTTCGTAATAAGTCTTACAAGTCTGCCATCAAGACCTTGACCAAAACCTATCTTGCGGCTGTGGAGCAATACACCGCCAGCCCCGGCGATGAGTCCAAACAGGCCGTCAACAGAACCATGTCCGCAGCCTACAGCAAAATTGACAAAGCTGTGAAGCGCGGCGTGCTCCACCCCAGCACCGGAGCCAATCGTAAGGCACGCATTGCACGGCTCTTTCGGAAGCAAGTCGAACCCTATACCCCTGCCGCCGCCAGCGACTCCTAG
- the hisD gene encoding histidinol dehydrogenase, producing MLRIVTEWSEAQAELKRICDRTFDDSIVHKEATVREILQTVKRQGDGALLGYTEEFDRVTLTAAELRVSGAEMDAAYQQVPKELLDAIRLAHRNIVEFHRQRVPKSWVDFRDNGVVLGKRYTPIDIAGLYVPGGTAAYPSTVLMNAVPAQVAGVPRIVMVTPPGEGKTLNPAVLVAAQEAGIEEIYRVGGAQAIAALAYGTATIPKVDVITGPGNLYVTLAKKQVYGTVGIDSLAGPSEVLIIADGSGQAVPIAADLLAQAEHDTLAAAILLTTDATLGRQVVAEVERQLENHPRRTLTEKAIAHYGLVVIVESLAAAAELSNLFAPEHLELEVEEPWDLMAHIRHAGAIFLGSSTPEAVGDYLAGPNHTLPTSGSARYASALGVETFLKHSSVIQYSPQALQKTGKAIQILATAEGLFSHGESVRVRLQGSGDRDRGGLGEGGSDGGTYPSLGTEDGDLSS from the coding sequence ATGCTGCGAATTGTTACTGAATGGTCTGAAGCCCAGGCAGAGCTTAAACGAATCTGCGATCGCACCTTTGATGACTCGATCGTGCACAAAGAGGCCACAGTGCGAGAGATTTTACAAACCGTAAAGCGCCAGGGAGACGGGGCACTGCTGGGGTATACGGAGGAATTTGATCGAGTAACCCTCACGGCGGCGGAGCTGCGGGTGAGCGGAGCGGAAATGGATGCGGCCTATCAGCAGGTGCCCAAGGAGTTGTTGGATGCGATTCGTTTAGCCCACCGTAATATTGTGGAGTTTCACCGCCAACGGGTTCCGAAAAGTTGGGTGGATTTTCGGGACAATGGTGTGGTGTTGGGAAAACGGTACACCCCGATCGATATTGCGGGTCTCTATGTGCCGGGGGGAACGGCAGCATACCCCAGTACGGTGTTGATGAATGCCGTCCCGGCCCAGGTGGCGGGGGTGCCCCGCATCGTGATGGTGACCCCCCCTGGGGAAGGCAAAACCCTGAATCCCGCCGTCTTAGTGGCAGCCCAGGAAGCGGGCATTGAGGAAATTTACCGGGTGGGGGGTGCCCAGGCCATTGCAGCCCTGGCCTATGGCACTGCCACCATTCCCAAGGTGGATGTGATTACGGGTCCCGGTAATTTATATGTGACCCTGGCCAAAAAACAGGTGTATGGCACCGTGGGCATTGATTCCTTGGCAGGACCATCGGAGGTGCTAATCATTGCCGATGGCAGTGGCCAAGCTGTCCCCATTGCCGCAGATTTATTGGCCCAGGCGGAACATGACACCTTGGCGGCGGCGATTTTGCTGACGACGGATGCCACCCTAGGGCGACAGGTGGTGGCGGAAGTGGAGCGACAGTTGGAAAACCACCCCCGACGCACCTTGACGGAGAAGGCGATCGCCCACTATGGCTTAGTCGTCATTGTGGAATCCCTGGCCGCAGCGGCTGAGTTATCGAATCTCTTCGCCCCTGAACACCTGGAGTTGGAAGTGGAAGAACCCTGGGACTTGATGGCCCATATTCGCCATGCGGGGGCTATTTTTCTGGGGAGTTCAACCCCAGAGGCGGTGGGAGACTATTTGGCCGGTCCCAACCACACCCTCCCCACCTCCGGGTCTGCTCGCTATGCCTCAGCCTTGGGGGTGGAGACTTTCCTGAAGCATTCCAGCGTCATTCAATATTCCCCCCAGGCGTTGCAAAAGACGGGCAAGGCCATTCAAATCCTGGCGACAGCGGAAGGGTTGTTCTCCCATGGCGAATCGGTGCGGGTGCGGCTCCAGGGTTCTGGCGATCGCGATCGAGGGGGTCTCGGAGAAGGGGGCAGTGACGGTGGAACCTACCCAAGCCTGGGAACAGAGGACGGTGACCTATCTTCATAG
- a CDS encoding DNA-directed RNA polymerase subunit gamma: MPKLEQRFDYVKIGLASPDRMRQWGQRTLPNGQVVGEVTKPETINYRTLKPEMDGLFCERIFGPAKDWECHCGKYKRVRHRGIVCERCGVEVTESRVRRHRMGYIKLAAPVTHVWYLKGIPSYISILLDMPLRDVEQIVYFNSYVVLDPGNHPELQTKQLLTEDQSMELEDQIYAEDSTLEGIEVGIGAEALERLLQDLELEQDAERLREEINSAKGQKRAKLIKRLRVVDNFVATGSHPEWMVLTYIPVIPPDLRPMVQLDGGRFATSDLNDLYRRVINRNNRLARLQEILAPEIIVRNEKRMLQEAVDALIDNGRRGRTVVGANNRPLKSLSDIIEGKQGRFRQNLLGKRVDYSGRSVIVVGPNLKIYQCGLPREMAIELFQPFVIHRLIRQGLVNNIKAAKKMIQRGDPMVWDVLEEVIEGHPVMLNRAPTLHRLGIQAFEPILVDGRAIQLHPLVCPAFNADFDGDQMAVHVPLSLESQAEARLLMMASNNILSPATGQPIVTPSQDMVLGCYYLTAENPIILSTNSDRQGTGHFFADMDDAILALEQKQIDLHAYIWVRFDGPVESPEPELEPVSDVTEEGGTRTTTYQYRRVRRDGEGNLISQYIKTTAGRIILNKTIHNTLMKQMI, from the coding sequence ATGCCAAAGCTAGAACAGCGGTTTGACTACGTCAAAATTGGGCTGGCTTCCCCCGATCGGATGCGCCAGTGGGGGCAGCGCACCTTACCCAACGGACAGGTGGTGGGGGAGGTCACCAAGCCAGAAACCATCAACTACCGCACCCTCAAACCGGAAATGGATGGGCTTTTCTGTGAGCGCATCTTTGGACCCGCCAAGGACTGGGAATGTCATTGCGGTAAATACAAACGGGTGCGCCATCGGGGCATTGTCTGTGAGCGCTGTGGTGTAGAGGTCACCGAGTCCCGGGTTCGTCGCCACCGCATGGGCTACATCAAGCTAGCGGCCCCCGTCACCCATGTGTGGTATCTCAAGGGGATCCCCAGCTATATTTCCATTTTGCTGGACATGCCCCTGCGGGATGTGGAGCAAATTGTTTACTTTAACTCCTATGTGGTGCTGGATCCCGGTAACCATCCTGAGCTGCAAACCAAGCAGCTACTGACCGAAGATCAGTCCATGGAGTTGGAGGATCAGATCTACGCAGAAGACTCCACCCTGGAAGGCATTGAGGTGGGCATTGGGGCAGAAGCCCTGGAGCGACTGTTGCAGGATTTGGAACTGGAGCAAGATGCAGAACGCCTGCGGGAAGAGATCAATAGTGCCAAGGGCCAAAAGCGGGCCAAACTGATCAAGCGCCTGCGGGTGGTGGATAACTTTGTGGCCACCGGCTCCCATCCGGAATGGATGGTGCTGACCTATATTCCCGTTATTCCCCCGGATCTGCGGCCCATGGTGCAGTTGGATGGGGGACGGTTTGCCACCTCCGACCTCAACGACCTCTACCGTCGCGTCATCAACCGCAACAACCGTCTGGCCCGCCTCCAGGAAATTCTGGCCCCGGAAATCATTGTGCGCAACGAAAAGCGCATGCTCCAGGAGGCCGTGGATGCCCTGATCGACAATGGCCGTCGGGGTCGTACCGTGGTGGGAGCCAACAATCGGCCCCTCAAGTCCCTGTCGGACATTATTGAAGGGAAACAGGGACGCTTCCGCCAAAACCTGTTGGGTAAACGGGTGGACTACTCCGGTCGTTCTGTCATTGTGGTCGGTCCTAACCTCAAAATTTACCAATGTGGTTTGCCTCGGGAAATGGCGATCGAGCTGTTCCAGCCCTTTGTTATCCATCGTCTGATTCGCCAAGGCTTGGTCAATAACATCAAGGCTGCGAAAAAGATGATTCAACGGGGAGATCCCATGGTGTGGGATGTGCTGGAGGAGGTGATCGAAGGCCATCCCGTAATGCTGAACCGGGCACCCACCCTCCACCGTTTGGGGATCCAGGCGTTTGAGCCAATTTTGGTGGATGGTCGAGCGATCCAACTGCACCCCCTGGTCTGTCCCGCCTTTAACGCGGACTTTGACGGCGACCAAATGGCGGTGCATGTGCCCCTCTCCCTGGAATCCCAGGCCGAAGCACGGTTGTTGATGATGGCATCCAACAACATTCTCTCCCCCGCCACCGGACAGCCCATTGTCACCCCTAGCCAAGATATGGTCTTGGGCTGCTATTACCTGACGGCGGAGAATCCCATCATTCTCTCCACCAATAGCGATCGCCAAGGGACCGGTCACTTCTTTGCCGATATGGACGATGCCATCCTCGCCTTAGAGCAAAAGCAGATTGACCTCCATGCCTATATCTGGGTGCGCTTTGATGGACCCGTGGAGTCTCCCGAACCGGAACTCGAACCCGTCAGTGATGTGACGGAGGAGGGGGGTACCCGCACCACGACCTATCAATACCGTCGTGTGCGGCGGGATGGGGAGGGCAATCTCATTTCCCAATACATCAAAACCACAGCAGGGCGGATTATTTTGAACAAAACCATCCATAACACCTTAATGAAACAAATGATTTAG
- a CDS encoding alpha/beta hydrolase — protein sequence MTMNSLTRAALKLSLCVGIGLGTVLGASPARSADNWTFIIGPINRSVTLAQLQELAETGKPSGDLKLILKLAGQSPEDVAKILTDTVDFDLVTAYRLISSRPGMAVLEQLGQIIAPRNANTAGAQALSGALLMSLSGDNQFTVLEILEKYPTDARINVGELMAASEQFGDVTQLLDGLMGGGGGGGGGGGL from the coding sequence ATGACTATGAATTCTTTGACCCGTGCAGCCCTGAAGCTGTCTCTGTGCGTTGGTATCGGTTTGGGTACGGTTCTGGGGGCTTCCCCGGCCCGATCGGCAGATAATTGGACGTTTATTATTGGTCCCATTAATCGATCGGTCACCTTAGCCCAACTCCAGGAATTGGCAGAAACAGGTAAGCCCAGTGGTGACCTTAAGCTCATTCTCAAACTGGCCGGTCAGTCACCGGAAGATGTCGCCAAAATTTTGACCGATACCGTTGACTTTGATTTGGTGACGGCCTATCGCCTCATCAGCAGCAGACCGGGTATGGCCGTCTTGGAGCAACTGGGTCAAATCATCGCCCCCCGTAATGCCAATACCGCCGGTGCCCAAGCCCTCAGTGGTGCCCTCTTGATGTCGTTATCTGGGGATAATCAATTTACGGTGCTGGAAATCCTGGAAAAGTACCCCACGGATGCCCGCATTAATGTAGGTGAGCTAATGGCTGCTTCGGAGCAGTTTGGGGATGTGACCCAACTGTTGGATGGCCTAATGGGTGGCGGTGGCGGTGGCGGTGGCGGTGGCGGTCTGTAG